In the genome of Ziziphus jujuba cultivar Dongzao chromosome 10, ASM3175591v1, the window GAGTAAAACCAACCCCCTGCCATCTGGCAAGCAATGAAGCAGTACGCTCAGCAACCTCCACCACCCAAGCTGTTAAAGACCCATCATGAAAGCAAGACAATTAAATAgtcaaaattattttcacacTGAAATAATTCCCCATTTATTGTCAGAGACTGTAGTGGGTCGTATTTATGTGCTCGTGGGACAGAAGATATTAATTGGACAAAACCAttcacataaaataaagcaagcCAAATAATTTATTCCATGATGGACAGATACTGCTAGTGTTTCAAATCCTATTTCATCTATATTACAACATGAACCATGGTGCAGACATCTGAGTCAAATTCATTTCTACTTCATAAAACTGACATTTATCATGCACTCACTGTAGACAACAGATTGATTAAATGTGTTGCGCTAACAGCACAAACTCTACAACAATTAATTACCTGCGTACTTATTAGAAGTCAGATCAACAACTGAATGATCTTCATCACCTGTGCTGAAAGATAAACTATCACTTTTACTCATATTCTCTATATGCGGGAAATGATGCCTAATGGCATAGTCTGCAAGCGCACGAACAATCCCAAGGTCCTCTTTCCCTCTAGAGGCGTGTATTTGGTATGAACCAAACCGCAAAAAGGATTGGGCAACTCTGCAGACAATTGCACCAGGCTCATCCTTTGGATTCCCACTGCAGATGAAGATGTGTAGATTCAGTACTTATAGATTAGATAGCAGTTTTTCTGTATGTATAAAAGTTGTTGATACAGATGAAACTGGAATGTTGACATTTTAGTAATCAACCAAAAgtgcaaaactttgagaagTCCAAACTAAATGATCTCAACGTGGTTAATATTAATACCCTTTACTATACACCATATGCAATCGCAAGTTGTGAAATAGAAGAAAGTTTCCAATAGTAGAAACAAATATAATCCAAACTCTAGAACACATACTCATAAAACATATCTCGGGTAACATATTTTCCTGTCGTTGCAAGACAAAGAGCACGTGTTGTGGGAATGCCGAGACTATGCATTGCTTCACTGCAAAGGAACTCCCGAATGCTACTACGAAGCACTGCAAGGCCATCTGCAAATCGGCTGTATGCAGTCTTTCCAGCACCTTTAAGCTGTAGTTCCCACCTTTCAGACTTGGAATTAATTACTTCTCCGAGTGTTATTGCCCGACCATCTCCCAACTGTCCAGCCCACATGCCAAATTGATGTCCCCCATAGCATTGCGCGTAGGGCAACCTGAAAATAAAGGAACAATTAGGGCCTTATGGAAAAATTACTAAGGCCCTAAATAAGGTCTCCTGACACAATTTCATGTGAAAAAACTTACGCTCCCACCAAAGGAGATGCACCGGTAAATAAAAGAGGGAAATCTGGTCTTTCAAATCTGAAACTCCAAACAATATGCCATTATTAGTTCCACGAAGAAAGATACACCAGAAactgaaaaagaaatatataaatgcaaatCATCCATGTAAATAAACAACCGAACATGTTATATGAGAGAAAACTTTAAAGCATACCCAAAAGAAACCTAAAATACAACCACTAACTCCACACAATGAGCCAGCATGACGGAAAAGGCACTACAATAGGCTAATACCTATTGCTCCAATAATTAGTGACGCACAAAACTTGAGAATTAGGAGCTTTCCCTTCAAATATCTATTCGATAAATTCAAAGAATAAACTCTTCCTTCAAATGACCATCAATAACCGTTTTTCTTCCTAAAAGCAGTTTTCATTACAAAAAGTTTTTAGCCAAAGCTTGTTCCTTAGTCAATGCTTTGGAAACATCCTAAACAGATTGGTTTGCTAGGGAGCACGAGATTACAGCAAAAGGAAAACTCACTCTTTCGGATCCAAATCGAGCAACTCAGCCACTGATTCTGACCACGCAACAAGCTGAGGCTTCTCAACTTCAGCCGACGGTGATACTCTTGTGTAACACGAATGCAACACCTAAATGATTAAAACATATATGTAACTAAAATTTTAGGATTGAAAATCATAACCTGCAAATTATTAAAGCATTTCGGAATAAAAAAGTGTAATCTTTCAACATCCCGCTAGTAAAGTATATCCCTTTACTTACTACTATTTAACTACCAGCAACCCCCAAAAGTATAAATACTCATTGAATTCTGTAGTTTCGTCCCCCATTAAACACTAGTTTCTCAGcatcaaaacataaaaaataaaaagtaaaaactaggggaccaaaaaaaaaaaaaagagagagagagaaatgaatGAAAACGAAGAAAGCTAACCTCGCGTGGAATAATGTCCGACCTCGGATCACCAGGCAGTTCTCTGACAAAGGAGTGGTCCCAAGTTAGATCCTCGAGCTTCAATCTCGCTCTGTTGGAACCGTTGCTAGGATCATCACCTTCGTGATTATCATCGTTGCACAAGCTCTGATTCTGCAAATCGCGCGCCACGGAGTCGACGGACACGGCAACGTCCGGTGAGGGCGAGTCCATGGAGACGCCTCTGCGGGAGCTGAGGTGGCATGCGAGGGAGAGTCCGGAGAATTTTAGAGGAAGGGAGGGGCGAAAACGGAATTTGGAAGCGGAGCTTGGACGGCGGAGAGACAAGGCGGCGAAAGAGAGGCGAGGAAGAGTGAGTGAGAGCCAAGGGGCTTTGGATGAGAAATGGGAAAGCATTTGCATTTGCatttgcatttaattttttcccctttttttttt includes:
- the LOC107412661 gene encoding uncharacterized protein LOC107412661, with the translated sequence MQMQMQMLSHFSSKAPWLSLTLPRLSFAALSLRRPSSASKFRFRPSLPLKFSGLSLACHLSSRRGVSMDSPSPDVAVSVDSVARDLQNQSLCNDDNHEGDDPSNGSNRARLKLEDLTWDHSFVRELPGDPRSDIIPREVLHSCYTRVSPSAEVEKPQLVAWSESVAELLDLDPKEFERPDFPLLFTGASPLVGALPYAQCYGGHQFGMWAGQLGDGRAITLGEVINSKSERWELQLKGAGKTAYSRFADGLAVLRSSIREFLCSEAMHSLGIPTTRALCLATTGKYVTRDMFYDGNPKDEPGAIVCRVAQSFLRFGSYQIHASRGKEDLGIVRALADYAIRHHFPHIENMSKSDSLSFSTGDEDHSVVDLTSNKYAAWVVEVAERTASLLARWQGVGFTHGVLNTDNMSILGLTIDYGPFGFLDAFDPSYTPNTTDLPGRRYCFANQPDIGLWNIGQFTSTLLTAELINDKEANYAMERYGTKLMDEYQALMTRKLGLPKYNKQLISKLLNNMAVDKVDYTNFFRSLSNVKADLSIPEEELLIPLKAVLLDMGKERKEAWIGWVKGYIEELAASGISDEERKASMDAVNPKYILRNYLCQSAIDAAEQGDFGEVRRLLKLMERPYDEQPGMEKYARLPPAWAYRPGVCMLSCSS